The Longimicrobiales bacterium genome has a window encoding:
- a CDS encoding ECF-type sigma factor: MTRLLGAVRAGDREALDALLPHVYEELRGIARAQVRRAGSDPTLQPTMVVHEAYMKLSRSSAVPALDRSHFLSIAAAAMRQVLVDHARAMLSRKRGGGWKQTLLTAGSQTYELQPEDVIALDRALEGLDERQRRIVECRYFAGMEEREIAEVLGVSDRTVRREWVKARAWLYAALYGTAEGEADGTRLPADG; this comes from the coding sequence GTGACACGACTGCTGGGAGCAGTGCGTGCGGGCGACCGCGAGGCGCTCGACGCACTGCTTCCTCACGTCTATGAGGAACTGCGGGGCATCGCGCGGGCGCAGGTGCGCCGTGCGGGCAGTGATCCGACCCTGCAACCGACCATGGTCGTGCACGAAGCGTATATGAAGCTGTCCAGAAGCAGCGCTGTCCCCGCCCTCGACCGGTCGCACTTCCTTTCGATCGCCGCTGCCGCCATGCGGCAGGTGCTGGTCGACCACGCCCGCGCGATGCTGTCGCGCAAGCGGGGCGGCGGGTGGAAGCAGACGCTGCTTACGGCAGGGAGCCAGACCTACGAGCTGCAGCCGGAGGACGTGATCGCGCTCGACCGGGCCCTGGAGGGCCTGGACGAGCGGCAGCGCCGGATCGTCGAATGCCGGTACTTCGCGGGCATGGAGGAGCGGGAGATCGCCGAGGTGCTGGGCGTCTCCGACCGCACAGTGCGTCGCGAATGGGTCAAGGCACGGGCGTGGCTGTACGCGGCGCTTTACGGGACCGCTGAGGGCGAAGCCGACGGTACCCGTTTGCCCGCTGACGGCTGA
- a CDS encoding PBP1A family penicillin-binding protein, which translates to MDDTTVSDRIARFVRRLNLPPWLDRLAGHVRWPLGPHQTLVAGLIALTAGMMLYMNCGVGGCPDVRQLAAYQPGGAPVLLDRDGEKFADLAPFERDVVSLDSLPYYVPAAFVAVEDRRFWDHGGVDWVRVFGAALANVRAIGVAQGSSTIPMQLARNVFPKDLPGTQRTMKRKLQEARVARNIEKRFEKHEILEMYLNHIYFGGGAYGIEAAAQLYFDKPATELTLAETATLAALPKAPAHYDPRRRPERSLERRNLVLSIMEEQDVIDAETATEAREEELAVNTSSERDRTGIPLGAYYIDIVRGLLEDRFGEELYRSRLRIHTTLDQRAQRSAEKELEAQLKRLDGQVRKGAGDLQGAVVIMEAQTGDVLALVGGRNPATSRYNRALLGRRQVGSAFKPFVYAAALQDGIPTSQLVLDAPLRMELSRNDVWEPENYDGSYEGNVSLRHALVRSRNIPTVRLASAVGIDDVATMARQAGVTAAMDETPSLALGTVAMSPLQLASAYTTFATLGSTAEPRYIVSVEDQDGKVLWETAPASKSSGLRPAVAYIITDILRDAVNYGTGTGVRTAGFRGAVAGKTGTTNNATDAWFVGYTPEVVGTVWIGYDKPSPLGSAATGGGFAAPVFGRIMRQVYTDRAVPEWTQPADVLEYRVDPYTGLVLENGCNPNGTHATSELFLQEYVPASDCPYRDWWGDFWNRVGGIFGEDDDRARDNDRFDRRGQDRERDIRRREEEQARERDRAMEEFMRQRAERLRQEARGRRGNSRRGGN; encoded by the coding sequence ATGGACGACACCACGGTTTCCGATCGGATTGCGCGCTTCGTACGGCGTCTGAATCTGCCGCCCTGGCTGGACCGCCTGGCCGGCCACGTGCGCTGGCCGCTCGGCCCGCACCAGACACTGGTTGCGGGGCTGATCGCCCTGACGGCCGGCATGATGCTGTACATGAACTGCGGCGTGGGCGGCTGTCCGGACGTACGCCAGCTGGCAGCGTATCAGCCGGGGGGTGCACCGGTGCTGCTGGATCGCGACGGTGAGAAATTCGCGGACCTGGCGCCGTTCGAGCGCGACGTCGTATCGCTCGACAGTCTGCCGTACTACGTACCGGCCGCGTTCGTGGCCGTCGAGGACCGGCGGTTCTGGGATCATGGCGGCGTGGACTGGGTGCGGGTTTTCGGCGCGGCGCTAGCGAACGTGCGCGCGATCGGCGTGGCGCAGGGGTCGAGCACGATCCCCATGCAGCTGGCGCGGAACGTATTCCCGAAGGACCTGCCGGGCACGCAGCGCACGATGAAGCGGAAGCTGCAGGAAGCGCGCGTCGCGCGGAACATCGAGAAGCGTTTCGAGAAGCACGAGATCCTCGAGATGTACCTCAACCACATCTATTTCGGCGGCGGCGCGTATGGCATCGAGGCCGCGGCGCAGCTCTACTTCGACAAGCCCGCGACCGAGCTGACGCTGGCCGAGACTGCGACTCTGGCAGCGTTGCCGAAGGCGCCGGCACACTACGACCCGCGGCGGCGGCCGGAGCGCAGTCTGGAGCGGCGCAACCTGGTCCTGAGCATCATGGAGGAGCAGGACGTCATCGACGCGGAGACCGCGACGGAGGCGCGTGAGGAGGAGCTGGCCGTCAACACGAGCAGCGAACGGGATCGCACGGGCATACCGCTGGGTGCATACTACATCGACATCGTGCGCGGCCTGCTCGAGGACCGGTTCGGTGAGGAGCTGTACCGCTCACGGCTGCGGATCCACACGACGCTGGATCAGCGGGCACAGCGCTCGGCGGAGAAGGAGCTGGAAGCGCAGTTGAAGCGACTCGACGGCCAGGTGCGCAAGGGCGCGGGCGACCTCCAGGGCGCGGTGGTCATCATGGAGGCGCAGACGGGCGACGTCCTCGCGCTGGTCGGCGGCCGCAACCCGGCGACGTCGCGTTACAATCGTGCGCTGCTCGGCCGTCGGCAGGTGGGCAGTGCGTTCAAGCCGTTCGTGTATGCGGCGGCGCTGCAGGACGGCATCCCGACGAGCCAGCTGGTGCTGGACGCGCCGTTGCGCATGGAACTGTCGCGCAATGACGTGTGGGAGCCGGAAAACTACGACGGCTCCTACGAGGGCAACGTATCGCTGCGCCACGCGCTGGTACGCTCGCGCAACATACCCACGGTGCGTCTGGCGTCGGCGGTCGGCATCGACGATGTCGCGACCATGGCGCGCCAGGCAGGCGTGACCGCGGCGATGGACGAGACGCCGTCCCTGGCGCTCGGTACCGTCGCGATGAGCCCGCTGCAGCTCGCGTCCGCCTACACTACGTTCGCGACGCTCGGCAGCACGGCCGAGCCGCGCTACATCGTCAGCGTCGAGGATCAGGACGGCAAAGTGCTGTGGGAGACCGCCCCGGCATCGAAGAGCAGCGGCCTGCGGCCCGCTGTCGCCTACATCATCACGGACATCCTGCGCGACGCTGTGAATTACGGCACCGGGACGGGCGTGCGCACTGCGGGGTTCCGCGGCGCGGTCGCCGGCAAGACGGGTACGACGAACAATGCGACGGACGCGTGGTTCGTCGGCTACACACCGGAGGTCGTGGGAACGGTGTGGATCGGGTACGACAAGCCGAGTCCGCTCGGCAGCGCAGCCACGGGTGGTGGATTCGCCGCGCCCGTCTTCGGCCGCATCATGCGGCAGGTCTATACCGACCGTGCCGTGCCGGAGTGGACCCAGCCGGCCGACGTGCTGGAGTACCGCGTCGATCCATACACGGGGCTCGTGCTCGAGAATGGCTGCAATCCGAACGGGACGCATGCGACATCCGAGCTGTTCCTCCAGGAGTACGTGCCGGCGAGCGACTGCCCGTATCGCGACTGGTGGGGCGACTTCTGGAACCGCGTCGGCGGCATCTTCGGCGAGGACGACGATCGCGCAAGAGACAACGACCGCTTCGATCGACGCGGTCAGGATCGTGAGCGCGACATCCGCAGACGTGAAGAGGAGCAGGCGCGCGAGCGCGATCGTGCGATGGAGGAGTTCATGCGCCAGCGCGCGGAGCGGCTGCGCCAGGAAGCGCGCGGCCGCCGCGGCAACAGTCGGCGGGGCGGCAACTAG
- a CDS encoding M28 family peptidase: MARSHAGRTSTAAGFLLLACSLTLAAPVRAQQPAQRNMPPARDARIYDIVDDVSAERIEADIRTLAGFGTRNTYSDTLSATRGIGAARRWIKAEFDRISNACGGCLEVSYQSSTVQGRPQGATEPQPVNVVNVIAILRGTTHPNRYVIMAGDIDSRASNGSDFTSDAPGANDNASGMAGVIEAARVMSQRRYGKSVVFVGLSGEEQGLWGGQHMASVAQEAGWIIEAVLNNDMIGNIEGLDGVIENTVFRVFSEPTPVTETERERRSRRTAGGEVDGISRQLARYVERITSEYFTNLDAMMIYRLDRFGRGGHHRPFNDLGYPGVRIMEAHENYTRQHQNIRTEDGIEYGDVVEGVNFDYARKLTGVNAAVLSALAWAPPPPDTVRIRGAVRPSTSVSWSAVNDPNLAGYKIYWRLTTAPQWTDWVFAGDATEHVMENIIIDNYVFGVAAVGRDGNESVVVFGR, from the coding sequence ATGGCCCGGAGCCACGCTGGCCGCACCTCGACCGCTGCAGGTTTTCTGCTTCTCGCATGCTCGCTGACGCTGGCCGCGCCGGTCCGCGCCCAGCAGCCTGCGCAGCGCAACATGCCGCCCGCGCGCGATGCGCGCATCTACGACATCGTCGATGACGTGTCGGCCGAGCGGATCGAGGCGGACATCCGGACGCTGGCCGGCTTCGGCACGCGAAACACGTACTCCGACACGCTCTCGGCCACGCGCGGTATCGGCGCTGCGCGGCGCTGGATCAAGGCGGAGTTCGACCGCATCTCCAACGCGTGCGGCGGCTGTCTTGAGGTCTCGTATCAGTCCTCCACTGTCCAGGGGCGGCCACAGGGCGCCACGGAGCCGCAGCCAGTGAACGTGGTGAACGTGATCGCGATCCTGCGCGGCACCACGCATCCGAACCGCTACGTCATCATGGCGGGCGACATCGATTCGCGCGCCTCCAATGGCTCGGACTTCACGAGTGACGCGCCGGGCGCCAACGACAACGCGAGCGGGATGGCCGGCGTGATCGAGGCAGCCCGCGTCATGTCGCAGCGTCGCTATGGCAAGAGCGTCGTATTCGTCGGGCTGTCCGGTGAGGAGCAGGGTCTCTGGGGTGGCCAGCACATGGCGAGTGTGGCGCAGGAGGCCGGCTGGATCATCGAGGCAGTGCTCAACAACGACATGATCGGCAACATCGAAGGGCTCGACGGTGTCATCGAGAACACCGTGTTCCGCGTGTTCTCCGAGCCGACGCCCGTCACCGAGACGGAGCGTGAACGGCGTTCGCGCCGCACGGCCGGCGGCGAGGTGGATGGCATATCGAGGCAGCTGGCGCGGTACGTCGAACGAATCACGAGCGAGTATTTCACGAACCTGGACGCCATGATGATCTATCGCCTCGACCGCTTCGGCCGCGGCGGACATCACCGTCCGTTCAATGATCTCGGATATCCCGGCGTGCGCATCATGGAAGCGCACGAGAACTACACTCGTCAGCATCAGAACATCCGGACAGAGGATGGCATCGAGTACGGCGACGTAGTGGAAGGCGTGAACTTCGACTACGCACGCAAGCTGACGGGTGTGAATGCGGCGGTCCTGTCCGCACTCGCGTGGGCGCCGCCGCCGCCTGACACGGTGCGCATCCGCGGCGCGGTGCGGCCGTCCACGTCCGTATCGTGGTCGGCGGTGAACGACCCGAACCTGGCCGGCTACAAGATCTACTGGCGTCTCACGACGGCGCCGCAGTGGACGGACTGGGTGTTCGCAGGGGACGCGACCGAGCACGTCATGGAGAACATCATCATCGACAACTACGTATTCGGCGTCGCTGCCGTGGGCCGCGACGGCAACGAGAGCGTAGTGGTTTTCGGCCGGTAG
- a CDS encoding leishmanolysin-related zinc metalloendopeptidase gives MKRLHTCYALLAAGLLLGACNESSFDPQEPATVSVSGSVPTSRAVGQTVTPTVVVRDVAGRVVAGAVVTFQVTAGGGSVSSSTVTTNNSGTASVTWTLGPEPGVNTLVATVPGLDPVTFTVTTCGVFCIDIRYVGTVSAAQEAAFTNARLRWQQVITGDLPNVQMNIPAGACKDADGEALVDHPAVNEVVDDLLVYVQVDSIDGPGKVLGSAGPCYIRNTSRLPVFGIMRFDRADLTLMAQNGILGDVILHELGHVLGFPTIWSDPQFGLLQDTASNPYFSGTGALSAFQLAGGVAVNGVGVPVENTGGEGTRLSHWREAVLGNELMTGFISAGGNPLSAITIGSLEDIGYTVDYNAADLYSVPSPQRALWNASTWRYEITERPMAAPHILP, from the coding sequence ATGAAGCGCCTTCATACGTGCTACGCCCTGCTTGCGGCCGGCCTTCTCCTGGGCGCGTGCAACGAATCTTCGTTCGATCCGCAGGAGCCTGCGACCGTATCGGTGAGCGGCAGCGTACCGACGAGCCGCGCGGTCGGCCAGACCGTGACGCCGACCGTGGTCGTGCGCGATGTCGCGGGAAGGGTCGTCGCCGGCGCGGTCGTGACGTTCCAGGTGACGGCCGGGGGCGGCAGCGTCAGCAGCTCGACCGTCACGACGAACAACAGCGGTACAGCCAGCGTCACGTGGACGCTCGGACCGGAGCCCGGCGTGAACACTCTCGTGGCGACGGTCCCCGGGCTCGACCCGGTGACGTTCACGGTCACGACGTGCGGCGTTTTCTGCATCGACATCCGCTATGTGGGCACAGTGAGCGCGGCGCAGGAAGCTGCGTTCACGAATGCGCGGCTGCGTTGGCAGCAGGTGATCACAGGCGACCTGCCGAACGTGCAGATGAACATTCCCGCCGGTGCGTGCAAGGATGCGGACGGCGAGGCGCTGGTAGACCATCCCGCCGTGAACGAGGTGGTCGATGACCTGCTGGTCTACGTGCAGGTTGATTCGATCGACGGGCCGGGCAAAGTCCTCGGCAGTGCGGGGCCGTGCTACATCCGCAACACCAGCCGGCTACCGGTGTTCGGGATCATGCGCTTCGACCGGGCCGACCTGACGCTGATGGCGCAGAACGGGATCCTGGGCGACGTGATCCTGCACGAGCTCGGGCATGTGCTCGGCTTCCCGACCATCTGGAGCGATCCGCAGTTCGGCCTGCTCCAGGATACGGCGTCCAACCCGTACTTCTCGGGTACCGGGGCACTGTCGGCGTTCCAGCTCGCGGGCGGCGTAGCGGTCAACGGAGTGGGCGTGCCGGTCGAGAACACGGGCGGCGAGGGCACGCGGCTGAGTCACTGGCGGGAGGCCGTGCTGGGCAACGAGCTGATGACCGGCTTCATCAGCGCGGGGGGCAATCCGCTGAGCGCGATTACGATCGGCTCCCTGGAGGACATCGGCTATACCGTGGACTACAATGCCGCCGATCTCTACTCGGTGCCGTCGCCACAGCGGGCATTGTGGAACGCGAGTACATGGCGCTACGAGATCACGGAACGGCCGATGGCGGCGCCGCACATCCTGCCCTGA
- a CDS encoding inorganic phosphate transporter — translation MTLGFIILAGVLIGGLYMAWGIGANDVANAMGTSVGSGALTLLGAIVLAGVLEFAGAVLIGSNVTQTISKGIIDTAMFDVDGPWGERGPILLAVGMLCALIAAAAWLHTATHFGLPVSTTHSIVGAVIGIGLVSFGLDGVDWGKLLQIMMSWVVSPMLGGLLAFLSFFAIRKFILNTPDPVAATIRTSPWIVGFVVMLLVLSFIYKVLGNRMDVPPVVMSFAVAGAAGVVSAVLASALTRNMTPAPGMSPYQFVERVFALLQIGTACFVAFAHGANDVANAIGPVAAVVSLSQAGYAAVPATVGVPLWVLVLGGGGIVLGLATLGYKVIATIGKEITEITPTRGFSAEFGAAATVLLASSLGLPISTTHTLVGAVIGVGFARGIGALNLRVIRNIVNSWLATVPVAACASALLFFIARIFVG, via the coding sequence TAATCCTCGCCGGAGTCCTCATCGGCGGGTTGTACATGGCCTGGGGGATCGGGGCCAACGACGTGGCCAACGCGATGGGCACGTCGGTGGGCTCCGGCGCGCTCACCCTCCTCGGTGCGATCGTGCTGGCGGGAGTCCTCGAGTTCGCCGGTGCCGTCCTGATCGGATCGAACGTCACGCAGACCATCAGCAAGGGAATCATCGATACGGCAATGTTCGATGTGGACGGGCCGTGGGGCGAGCGCGGGCCGATATTGCTCGCGGTCGGGATGCTGTGCGCGCTCATCGCCGCCGCCGCCTGGCTCCACACGGCGACGCACTTCGGCCTGCCGGTCTCCACCACCCACTCGATCGTCGGCGCAGTCATCGGCATCGGTCTCGTGAGCTTCGGTCTGGATGGCGTGGACTGGGGCAAGCTGCTGCAGATCATGATGAGCTGGGTGGTGTCGCCGATGCTCGGCGGACTGCTCGCCTTCCTCAGTTTCTTTGCGATCCGCAAGTTCATTCTGAACACGCCGGACCCCGTCGCGGCGACGATCCGGACGTCGCCGTGGATCGTCGGGTTCGTCGTGATGCTGCTGGTGCTGTCCTTCATCTACAAGGTGCTCGGCAACCGGATGGACGTGCCGCCCGTGGTGATGTCGTTCGCGGTGGCGGGCGCGGCCGGCGTGGTCTCCGCTGTACTGGCGTCCGCGCTCACGCGCAACATGACACCGGCGCCCGGCATGAGCCCCTACCAGTTCGTGGAGCGGGTGTTCGCGCTGCTCCAGATCGGCACTGCCTGCTTCGTCGCGTTCGCGCACGGCGCCAATGACGTGGCCAACGCGATCGGACCCGTGGCCGCCGTGGTGTCGCTGTCGCAGGCCGGGTACGCCGCGGTGCCCGCCACGGTGGGCGTGCCGCTCTGGGTGCTGGTGCTGGGCGGCGGCGGCATCGTGCTCGGCCTCGCCACGCTCGGCTACAAGGTGATCGCCACGATCGGCAAGGAGATCACCGAGATCACACCGACCCGCGGATTCAGCGCCGAGTTCGGTGCGGCCGCCACGGTGCTGCTGGCGAGCAGTCTCGGCCTGCCGATCTCGACGACGCACACGCTCGTCGGTGCAGTCATCGGTGTCGGCTTTGCGCGCGGCATCGGCGCGCTCAACCTGCGCGTCATCCGCAACATCGTGAATTCCTGGCTGGCGACGGTCCCGGTCGCAGCGTGTGCGTCCGCGCTGCTCTTCTTCATTGCCCGGATCTTTGTGGGCTGA